TTCGTGCCTGGGCGAGCGCTGCTATGAAATCTACAAGCACCGCACACACCCGTGTCCGCAATGTCCCGTGGAGGAGACCTTCCGCGACGGCATGGTGCACCAGACCGAAGAGGTGGTCACCACGCGCGGCGGCCAGCAAAAGATCGTGCTGACCCTGACCGCTCCGCTGCGTGACGAGAAGGGCGAGATTCATGAAGTCATGGAACTTGCCACGGACATTTCGCAGATCCGCGAGTTGCAGGGCCGCCTGACCTCGCTCGGGCTCTTCATCGGCTCCATCTCGCACGGCGTGCGCGGCATGCTGACCGCGCTCGATGGTGGACTGTACCGGCTTGAAAAGGGTATCGTGAACAAGGATCTGGAGCTTGTCGCCAACGGCGCCGAGCGCGTCAAGCTGATGATATCCCGGATTCGTAATTCCGTTCTGGAGATGCTCTATTATTCCAAGGATCGGGACCTTAATATTCAGCTCATCGATGTGCACAGTTTTGGCGACGGGGTGGCCAATTTTGTCGAGCCTAAAGCCATCAAGCACGGTGTGCGATTTCAAAAGGAATTTTATGGCGAGCTGGGGCGATTTGAAATCGATCCGGAAGTCATCTCCGCCGGCCTGGTCAATATCCTCGAGAACGCAGTGGACGCGTGCATCGAAGATGAATCCACAGATCGCCATAGTGTCTCCTTCCTGATCGAAGGCGGCAAGGATTCTGTTTCGTTCATTATCCGGGACAATGGACCTGGAATGGACCGTGCTACTCAGGAGAAAATGTTTTCCTTGTTTTTCTCTTCCAAGGGTAGCAAAGGTACTGGGCTTGGACTTTATATAGCCAATGATGTCGTTCATCAGCACGGTGGGCGGATCCATGTCGATTCGACGCCGGGTGAAGGGACTGAATTTCGGGTGGATTTGCCCCGAAAGCATGTACGATTGGAAAATCGGGCCAATGGTGCCCAAAACGAATCCGGCAAGTCCGGCGGCAATGGCTAGATCTTGAAAATTTGGAGGACCGCATGCGTTTGACCACGCGAAGCCGGTATGGAACTCGATTGCTGCTCGATATTGCCTTGAATCAGGACAAGGGTTGGGTCAATACGACGGATATTGCCAGGCGTCAGAAAATTTCACAGAAATACATCGAAAAATTGATCACGGGTCTTCGGCGTGGCGGGCTCATCGAGAGCAAACGCGGTCCTTTTGGCGGTCACAAGCTGGCCAAGCCTGCCATGGATATCACTGTTGGGGACGTGGTGCGGTCCTTGGAAGAAAAAGTGGCCCTGACCCAGTGCGCCGAAGGGGAGCCCATCTGCGGGGAGTGTTCTCTGGCTGGCGAATGCGTGACGCAGTTTGTCTGGATCGAAGCCAGCAATGTGCTCATGCAGACTCTTGACTCCTACCGCCTAGGGGATCTGATCGCCCGCAAGGGATAGGGCCCTACGGTTGTCGTGATTACGGCCGCAAGCCTTCCCGGTTGGGTGGCTTGCGGCCGTTTTTTTTTATTTTCCGGTTTTGTGCAGGATGAGTTCGCCTGGGCTTCTCTTGGGCACAAAATGGGTACCGGCTTCGTCCCGGTAGTATTTGATGGAGCCGTCCGCCGGCAGATCGACGATGCGCACGTCTTCGGCGGGTTTGCCCAGGGCCAGCACCAGACTGATTTCCAGTTCCGGAGCGAGGGCGAAATGGGCGCGCATTTTTTCCCGGTCAATGGCGCCGACCATGCAGCCGCCGAGTCCCTTTTCCACCGCACCCAGCAGCATGGTCTGGCCCATGATGCCCAGATCGAACTTGGCGAAATCCCAATCCTTGGCCGTGTTGAGCATGACTACGTACGCCGAGGGGCGCTCCGTCGGTGTGGGGCCGCCCCAATCCTTCAGATAGGCGGCCCATTTCAGGCAGCCGAAGATGGCGTCGTTATCCTGCGGCGAGGTGCTCAGAATGAAGCGCAGAGGCTGTTTGTTGGCGGCCGAAGGGCAGATGCGGGCCAGGTCCACGAGATCTTCGAGGGTGGACATGGGGATGGCGACGGAGTTGTCAAATCTGCGGTAGCTGCGGTTTTTGAGAACAAGATCCTTGAGCATGAGGGCCTCCTTGTTTGTGCGGACGAGAATATAAGAGGTGTGTTTGGGCGGAATGCGGCGCGGCGGACCAGGGTTATGGTCGGGCCGTAACTCCATAAGCGGCGGGTCGGTCCGGGGGCCGGGCCGGGCCGGAACTCCCTCGCCGGCCTCGTAGAGCCGCATCATTGCGTGCTCGGGCACGATACGGCGCTTCGGCCGGGGGAGCAATGATGCGGCAAACGATGCCTGGCTCGGTCAGACAGCCGACCCGGCCCGGCCCCCGGACCGACCCGCCTTGCGCTTCGTGCGGGGTCTCTTTTCAACTGATTCTGGTAGAGCCGCATCATTGCGTGCATGGGCATGATACGGCGCTTCGGCCGGGGGAGCAATGATGCGGCAAACGATGCCTGGCGCGGTCAGACAGCTGATCCGGCCCCGCCCCCGGACCGACCCGCCTTGAGCTTCGCGCGGAGGGATATTTTTTGCCGATGTGTTTGAGCGCACTGCAAAAAAGTCGCGAAGGAACCTCGGCGTCATTCCCGCGAAGGCGGGAATCCATTCTTTTCAGATGGTTAAAGACATGACCTCTCTTCTTCAAGGGGATGACGATTTTTTGCCGTGACGCCTATGTATCGTAGATACCCTCGAAACGTGCCTTGTAGGCCTGAAACGTACCGTCCTCGATGGCCTTCCTGGCGTCTGTGACCACAGTTAGGAAGAATGCCAGGTTGTGGATGGTGTTGAGGCGATATGACAGAATCTCCTGGGCCTGGTAAAGATGGCGCAGGTAGGCCTTGCTGAAGTTGCGGCAGGTGTAGCAGGAGCATTCGGGATCAAGGGCGCTGTCGTCCTCGGTGTACTGGGCGCGCTTGATGTTGACCTTGCCCTGCGAGGTGAAGAGGGTGCCGTTGCGGGCGTTGCGGGTGGGCATGACGCAGTCGAACATGTCGATGCCGGCGTCGATGCCGCGCACGATGTCCAGCGGAGTGCCTACGCCCATGAGGTAGCGGGGTTTGTCCGCCGGCAGGAACGGGGCGCTGTGGTAAAGGATGTCCAACATTTCCGGCTTGGACTCGCCGACGCTAAGCCCCCCCAGCGCGTAGCCGTCGAAGGGGATGTCCGCAAGCTGGCGGATGCTTTCCTCGCGCAGGTCCTTGAAGAATCCGCCCTGGCCGATGCCGAACAGGAGCTGGTCTCCGCTGCCCTGGGGATAGGCCTCGCGGCAACGCCTTGCCCAACGCGTGGTCAGGCCCAAGGATTTTTTGGTGTACTCGTAGTCCGCGCCGTAGGGGACGCATTCGTCGAGAACCATCATGATGTCCGAACCCAGGTTTTTCTGGATGGAGATGGCCTTTTCGGGCGAGAAAAAATGCTTGGAGCCGTCGATGTGCGAAGAAAAGGCCACGCCGTCCTCGGAAAGCTTGCGCAGGCCCGAGAGGCTGAAGACTTGGAAGCCGCCGGAGTCGGTCAGGATGGGCCGGTCCCAGTTCATGAATTTGTGCAGCCCGCCGCGCCGGGCGATCATTTCGTCGCCGGGGCGCATGCACAGGTGGTAGGTATTGCCGAGGATGATGCGCGCGCCGAGGTCTTTCAAATCCTGGGGGCAGACCGCCTTGACCGTGCCCTGAGTGCCCACGGGCATGAAAATGGGGGTGGGGATGACGCCGTGGGCGGTGTGCAGTTCCCCGGTGCGGGCCTTGCCGTCGGTGCTGTGTAGAGTGAATTTTCCGATATGCATGTTCACGCTTTGTGTTACGTTACGGGTGAAGCGGAGCGGGGAATAACCCCGGTCCGCGGACAAAGGTCGGCGAGTTCGCAGGCATCGCACAGGGGTTTGCGGGCAGTACAGACCTCACGGCCAAAAAGGACCAGATAGTGATTGACCGCTCCCCAGCTTTCCTGCGGGAAAAGTTTGAGCAGGTCCTGTTCGACCTTGTCCGGGTTGGTTTGCCGGGTCAACCCGAGACGAAAGCTGATCCGCTTGACATGGGTGTCCACGGCGATGCCCGCGTGCACGCCGTAAGCGTTGGACAGGACCACGTTGGCCGTCTTGCGGGCCACACCGGCCAGGGTCAGCATTTCTTCCATGGTTCGTGGCACTTGGCCGCCGAAGTGGGTCATGATGCGCACTGCCGAGGTGTGCAGGTTTTTGGCCTTGTTGCGGAAAAACCCGGTGGAGTGGATTACGTCCTCGATCTGCGCGGGGTCGGCCGCGGCCATCTGCTTCACGGTTTTCCAGGTGGCGAAAAGTTCTGGCGTGACCATGTTGACACGTGCATCCGTGCACTGGGCCGACAGGATCGTGGCCACGAGCAGCTCCCATGGGGTGGACCAGGAAAGCTCGGTCCGAGGCCTGGGATACCGCCGGGCCAGTCGCTCGCGAAGGGCCTCGGCTCGTGCTGTGATGGATGAAATTCTCATGCGATGCTCCACGTGCAAACGTGTCTGAAGACGCCGAGCCTTGCCTGACAGTTTTTTTTCGCAACCTCAAGTTTTTTGCATGGAGGTAAAAATGGGACAGATTCTGGTCTACATGACGTTTCCGGACCAAAAGACCGCCACGCGGATAGGGCAGGCCTTGCTCGAAAAGCGCCTGGTCGCCTGCGTTAACATCCTGCCGCAGGTCCAGTCCATGTACTGGTGGGAAGACGAGATCCAGCACGAGACCGAGGTGGTCGCGTTGGCCAAGACGGCCCAGACCCTGTTCGAGCCGCTCAAAACTTGCGTTCTCGGCCTGCATCCTTATGAAGTACCTTGTATCGTGGCGTTGGCGCTGGGCCATGGCCACGAGCCTTTTTTGCGCTGGGTTGATGAACAGACCCGTGACCGTTTGGAGAAATGCCCCCAAAATGAGTTGACTGGGTTAAAAAAACGTTCATAGCAATGCGCAACGCATAATTGAGGAGGATACCCCTTTTCGTGAGGTTTCATATACTGACTTTTGGATGCCAGATGAATGTGGCGGACGCCGACTGGTTGACCCAATCTTTGGTCTCCAGAGGCTGGACCGAGGCGGGCGAATCCGACGCCCAGGTTTTCGTGGTCACTACGTGCAGTGTACGGGAAAAGCCCGAACAGAAAGTGTATTCCCTGCTCGGCCGGTTGAAGAGCTACGCTGACCGCAGTCCGGATGTTTTCGTGGCCGTGGGCGGCTGCGTGGCTCAGCAGATCGGCGAGGAATTCTGGAATCGCTTTCCTTTCGTTCGCCTGGTTTTCGGCACCGACGGAACGGCCATGGTGCCCCAGGCTCTTGATCGGCTGGTAGCCGATCCTGCGCTGCGGATAAGCCTGCTCGATTTTCTGGATCATTATCCTGAACGCGAACAGCCCGAAGGTGGCACTGTCCAGGCTCAGGCCTTTGTGAACATCATGCAGGGGTGTGATAATTTTTGCACCTATTGCATCGTGCCTTTCACTAGGGGACGGCAGAAATCGCGTAGTTCAGACGCCGTGGTGGCCGAATGCGAGATCCTGGTGCGTCGTGGCGCGCGCGAATTGACCCTTTTGGGGCAAAACGTGAACAGCTACGGCCAGGACAAGCATGGCGACGGAACATCTTTTGCGGCGCTCCTGGAGCGGATATCCGCCATTCCCGGCCTCATGCGTTTGAAATTCACGACATCGCATCCCAAGGACATCGCCCCGGAGGTCGTGACCGCATTCGGCAAGCTGCTCAATCTTTGTCCGCAGCTGCATCTGCCCGTGCAGTCCGGGTCCGACGCGGTTTTAAAAGCCATGGGACGCAAATACACAAAGGCGCGTTACCTGGACACGATCCGCGAACTGCGTCGGGTTTGCCCGCAAATTACCTTGACCACGGACATCATTGTCGGTTTTCCGGGCGAGACTCTTCAGGATTTTGAAGATACGCTGGAACTTATGCGCCAAGTGCGGTACGAGTCCAGCTTCTCCTTCAAGTATTCGGACCGGCCGGGGGTGCGCGCCGAAAAGATGGATTTCAAGGTGTCTGAAGAAGAGAAGTCGCGGCGTCTTGCGGTCCTGCAGGAGATGCAGGACCGAATCACCGTCGAGGAGTTGGCCGCGCAGGTGGGGTCGATGGCCGAGGTGCTGGTCGAAGGGCCGAGCAAGATGCAGGACAGTGAACATGTTTTTTGGAGAGGCCGTGACGGGGGCGGACGAATTGTGAATTTCTCATCGCCCATACCTTGCCTGACAGGCAGAATGGTTCGCGTGCGCATCGTGGACGCGAAGAAACACTCCCTCGTGGGAGAGATTCGAGGTGAACCGTGGTAGACATGATGGTTTTCGGATTGGCATTGGACGAGGATTCGCAGATGCCCATCCTTATTTTAAAGGACACATCGGAAGATATCATTTTTCCCATCTGGATCGGCGCCATGGAGGCCATGTCCATTTCCATGGCTCTGAACAAGGTCGCCGTGCCCAGGCCCATGACTCACGATTTGATTTTGACCATACTGGAGAAAATGGAAACGCGGCTTGTCGCGGTCGAAATCATTTCTATCCACGAAGGCACCTATTATGCCGAACTTGTGCTGCAAAGCGAGACCGGCGAGCGCCGCGTCGATTGCCGGCCTTCGGACTCCATCGCCCTGGCCCTCAGAGCCCAGGTGCCCATCCGTGTTTCGGAGGAAGTCATCGCTTTGAACAAAACGCTGCAGAAAGGCGTTTTTCAGGAGGTTGTCACGGGCGAGGACAGCGACAAGTGGACGGACATCCTCTCCAAGTATAGCCTGGACGATCTCAAGTACAAGATGTGACGCGGCCGTGATCGATCTGCATACCCATTCGAGCTTCAGCGACGGGGAGCTGATCCCGGCTGAATTGGCGCGTCGGGCCAAGGTGGCCGGGTACCGGGCCATAGCCATCACCGACCACGCCGACGCCTCCAATATGGATTTTGCGTTGCCGCGCGTGGCCGCCATGGCGAAGGAGTATTCCATCTATATGGATATCGTCATCGTGGCGGGGGTCGAGTTGACCCACGTGCCGGCAGCTCTCATGGAGCAGGAGGTGCGCCGCGCCCGCGCTTTGGGCGCGGGAATTGTGGTGGCCCATGGAGAGACCATTGTCGAGCCGGTGGAGACGGGTACGAACCTTGCGGCCATATTGGCCGGTGTGGACGTGCTGGCCCATCCCGGGCTGATCACGGAAGAAGAGGTCCGACTGGCGGCTGAAAAGGGCGTGCGGCTTGAAATCACGACCCGGGCCGGACACGGATACACCAATGGGCATGTCCTGGCCCTGGCCCGTGCGCATGGCGCCAAGCTCGTGGTCAATAACGATGCCCATTCTTCGCGGGATCTGGTCTGCGCGGAACTGCGCCGCAAGATCGCGCTTGGGTGCGGCATGACCCCCGAAGAATATCGGCAGGCGGACGCAGAGGCCTGGGCTCTTGTGTCCCGGAGCCTTTGCCTGTAGTGAACCGAAAATTTGTTGTGCCCTCTATAATCTCGTAGTGTAAAAGGTGACAGATATGGAAGCAGTAGCTCAAACGGGCGTTGTTGAGCAGATGAATGTTACGCAGCCGATCGATTCCATTCAATCTCTTGGCGCCGCCACGCAGCTCGGCGGTATGTCGCAGATGGGTTTCTGGGACATGATTTCTAACGCGACCGTGGTTGTGCAGGGTGTCATGACCCTCTTGGCCATCATGTCGCTTATCAGTTGGTCGATCATTTTTTTCAAGATAATCCAGATCAATGTCGGGCGGCGTAAAGCCCTCCGCGAACGGGCGCTGTTTCAGAACGCCACGAATCTGGCCGACGGAGTGCAGACTTTGCGCGAGCAGGGCAACTCGGCCCTGTACCCCATTGCCAAGCGGGGCCTGCAGGAGTTTCGCCGCCTGGAGCAATCCGTCATTCATCCCAACCTGAAGTTCCGCGTCGCCGGCGACAACCTGCGCCGGGTGCTCGAACAAGGGGTGAGCGAAGGGCTTGGAGAAATGTCCAGGTCTTTGTCCTTTTTGGCTACATGTGCCAATGCGGCTCCGTTTATCGGCCTTTTCGGCACTGTCTGGGGCATCATGAACTCATTTCATGCCATCGGACAGATGAAAACGGCGGCTCTGGCCGCAGTTGCGCCCGGTATTTCCGAGGCCCTTATAGCCACTGCCATCGGTCTGGCCGTGGCCATTCCGGCGACCATCGCCTACAATACCTTTCTGGGCATGATCACCACCGTGCATACGGAGATGGAGTGCTTCGCCAGCGAATTTTTGAATCGCGCCCAGCTTGAACTCCCATGGATGAACAAGCGGAGTGAATAAATCATGCAGGTAAATTCAGGAAAAGGCTTTCTGGCGGAGATCAACGTCACGCCTTTTGTGGACGTCATGCTGGTGCTGCTCATCATTTTCATGGTGACGGCGCCCATGCTGACCCAGGGTGTTGAAGTCGACCTGCCTGAAACCAAGGCAGTTGAGACCCTGCCTGAGGATAGCGACACAGTGGTGTTGCACGTGCTCAAAGATGGGACCATCAAGCTCGACAAGTATGTGGTCAAAGTCGATGAACTGGGTAACTATCTCAAAAGAATGGAATTTGAGAAAGGGAAACTGCTTTATCTGCAGGCCGACAAGGATGTGGCGTACGGCGTTGTCGTCAAGGTGATGGCGGAAGTCAGGGCCGCAGGCGTGCAAAAGCTGGGAGTCGTGGCAGAACCTGAGGAAGAGAACCCCTAGGATAAGGCGTTTTTAGTGTTTAATTCGCTACGTCATTTGAGTTGGGTTTTCTCCATTGTGCTGCATTTGGTCGTGCTGCTCGGCGGAGCCTATGTGTCCACGGACACCCATATTAAACTTAATCTGAACAAAAGAATGTACGAGGTCGACTTGGTCGGCCCTCCGAATAAAGGCAAGCCGGGGGCCAGGAGCGCGCGCAAAAAGGCCGCCGAAGTCGCCGAGGCGCCTCAAAAACCTGCGGCCAAGGATGCCAAGACCGTAAAAGCTCCGGATGAGCCCAAAAAGCCGGAGAAGAAAGCCGCCCCAAGCGAAACAGCCAAGGCGATTCCTTCCGACACGGTGAACGCCACCAAGGTGGCCGAGGCTAAGCCCGAGGAGCCGAAGAAGCCGGAGGCTAAGAAGGAAGAGCCTAAAAAAGAAGAGCCGAAGAAGGAAGAACCCAAGAAAACCGCCAAGGATGAGCCGAAAAGCGAGCCGAAAAGCGAGTCGAAAGCAGAGAAGAAGCCGACCAAGGAAGAAATCTTGGCGCAGGCTTTGGGTGATGCGACCAAGGCCGCCAAGTCTTCTACCAAGAGCGGCGCGGACGGAGCGGCAAAAGGCACTGCCACGAGCGGCTCCAAGGATGCCTTGGCTGACGCTCTGGCAGATCTTGGGCGCGAAGTCTCGGGGCGAGGCACGCGCGGGGACGGGACCGCCGAGGATGGCGATGGCGAAGGAGTGTCTTCGGGCAGCCTGGACCAATACTATGCCACGCAGGTCATTCGGGCCATTCGTCAGAATTGGAGATTTCCGCGTCTGTCGAATGTTGTGCTGGCCACGACCGTTGAGCTCAAGGTGAACAAGGCCGGTGATATTCTGAGCTCGCGTATGCTGAACGGGTCCGGGCGGTCCGATTTTGACGCGTCGGTCATGCGTGCTATCGAGGATACCAAGAACTTGCCTCCTTTGCCTGAAACATTGGACGCGACTCTGGCCATAACTTTTTATAATACGGAAAATTGAGCAGGAGCCTGTCTTGATGAAAAAATTCCTTCTCATTCTGCTGGCGCTGCTGGCTTTCTCCACGCCTGTCCTGGCCGCCGGAGTGCTGAACATCGATATCTATGGACCGGGTCAGTCCCGGGTCAATCTTTTCGTGGCCGAGGCCCTGTCCAAGGACGCTTCGGGCCCGTTGGGAGCCATCCCCGGCAACGCGCCGGCAGAATTGCAGCAGCGCATTCATGCCAACTGCGCCTTTTTGCCATTTTTCAACATGCTCTCCGGAAAGGACATCGTCGGTGGTCCCAATCCCGGCGGTTATGTGGCGCAGAGCATCGACTTCAACAAGTTTCAGCTCGCGCGTACCGACGTGCTGGTCACGGCTGCCTGGGCGCCCCGCTCCGGCGGAGTCGGCGAGGTGGAGCTGCGCGCCTATGAGGTCTACACGGGCCGTCTGATCGTGGGCAAAGGCTATGGCGTAGCGAGCAATCAACAGATTCCCGAGGTGGCGGCGCGGTTTTGCGCGGATCTGATGGAGGCTTTGACCGGGCAGGGAGATTTCTTCCGTTCGAACATCGCTTTCATCAAGAAGGAAGGGCAGCGCAAGCAGGTCTACATGGCCACGGCCCAGGGCCTCAATCTGCAGAAGATCACCAACCTTGACGGGATTGCGGTCAGTCCAGCCTGGTCCCACGATGGTCAAAAGCTGGTTTTTATCTTTTTGGACAAGAAATATCACAATCTGTGCGTCTGGGATCGACAGACCAGAACTCTGGATAAGAAGAGGCTCCCCGGAAACACCCTTATCGCGCCTGCCTTCACCAAGACCGGCAATGTGGCGATCAGCCTCGACATGCGAGGAAATCCGGATATTTATGAGCTGAATTCCGCATACAAGGTCGTGCGCACTCTTGAAGAAAACTGGGGTATTGACATCGGGCCGGATTTTGATCGATCTGGTGAGAAAAT
This DNA window, taken from Desulfomicrobium sp. ZS1, encodes the following:
- a CDS encoding ATP-binding protein gives rise to the protein MHDIVISEPIVIITQDPEHGRVLAHILNEYGYQSSNCDYDDALVTVGVVRPRLAVLGICDCQLGQELLRQIRVGYPEVRSIVLVPDGEYDLGLAFLADGASDFLYKPVSERALRITLDRALTLLDLQQENGLLKEKNKILGSSHQLCRQLFDEVPCYISVQNRDRRIVRANRQFKLDFGSCLGERCYEIYKHRTHPCPQCPVEETFRDGMVHQTEEVVTTRGGQQKIVLTLTAPLRDEKGEIHEVMELATDISQIRELQGRLTSLGLFIGSISHGVRGMLTALDGGLYRLEKGIVNKDLELVANGAERVKLMISRIRNSVLEMLYYSKDRDLNIQLIDVHSFGDGVANFVEPKAIKHGVRFQKEFYGELGRFEIDPEVISAGLVNILENAVDACIEDESTDRHSVSFLIEGGKDSVSFIIRDNGPGMDRATQEKMFSLFFSSKGSKGTGLGLYIANDVVHQHGGRIHVDSTPGEGTEFRVDLPRKHVRLENRANGAQNESGKSGGNG
- a CDS encoding Rrf2 family transcriptional regulator; amino-acid sequence: MRLTTRSRYGTRLLLDIALNQDKGWVNTTDIARRQKISQKYIEKLITGLRRGGLIESKRGPFGGHKLAKPAMDITVGDVVRSLEEKVALTQCAEGEPICGECSLAGECVTQFVWIEASNVLMQTLDSYRLGDLIARKG
- a CDS encoding nitroreductase family protein; amino-acid sequence: MMRLYEAGEGVPARPGPRTDPPLMELRPDHNPGPPRRIPPKHTSYILVRTNKEALMLKDLVLKNRSYRRFDNSVAIPMSTLEDLVDLARICPSAANKQPLRFILSTSPQDNDAIFGCLKWAAYLKDWGGPTPTERPSAYVVMLNTAKDWDFAKFDLGIMGQTMLLGAVEKGLGGCMVGAIDREKMRAHFALAPELEISLVLALGKPAEDVRIVDLPADGSIKYYRDEAGTHFVPKRSPGELILHKTGK
- the tgt gene encoding tRNA guanosine(34) transglycosylase Tgt; its protein translation is MHIGKFTLHSTDGKARTGELHTAHGVIPTPIFMPVGTQGTVKAVCPQDLKDLGARIILGNTYHLCMRPGDEMIARRGGLHKFMNWDRPILTDSGGFQVFSLSGLRKLSEDGVAFSSHIDGSKHFFSPEKAISIQKNLGSDIMMVLDECVPYGADYEYTKKSLGLTTRWARRCREAYPQGSGDQLLFGIGQGGFFKDLREESIRQLADIPFDGYALGGLSVGESKPEMLDILYHSAPFLPADKPRYLMGVGTPLDIVRGIDAGIDMFDCVMPTRNARNGTLFTSQGKVNIKRAQYTEDDSALDPECSCYTCRNFSKAYLRHLYQAQEILSYRLNTIHNLAFFLTVVTDARKAIEDGTFQAYKARFEGIYDT
- the nth gene encoding endonuclease III, encoding MRISSITARAEALRERLARRYPRPRTELSWSTPWELLVATILSAQCTDARVNMVTPELFATWKTVKQMAAADPAQIEDVIHSTGFFRNKAKNLHTSAVRIMTHFGGQVPRTMEEMLTLAGVARKTANVVLSNAYGVHAGIAVDTHVKRISFRLGLTRQTNPDKVEQDLLKLFPQESWGAVNHYLVLFGREVCTARKPLCDACELADLCPRTGVIPRSASPVT
- the cutA gene encoding divalent-cation tolerance protein CutA; this translates as MGQILVYMTFPDQKTATRIGQALLEKRLVACVNILPQVQSMYWWEDEIQHETEVVALAKTAQTLFEPLKTCVLGLHPYEVPCIVALALGHGHEPFLRWVDEQTRDRLEKCPQNELTGLKKRS
- the miaB gene encoding tRNA (N6-isopentenyl adenosine(37)-C2)-methylthiotransferase MiaB; translated protein: MRFHILTFGCQMNVADADWLTQSLVSRGWTEAGESDAQVFVVTTCSVREKPEQKVYSLLGRLKSYADRSPDVFVAVGGCVAQQIGEEFWNRFPFVRLVFGTDGTAMVPQALDRLVADPALRISLLDFLDHYPEREQPEGGTVQAQAFVNIMQGCDNFCTYCIVPFTRGRQKSRSSDAVVAECEILVRRGARELTLLGQNVNSYGQDKHGDGTSFAALLERISAIPGLMRLKFTTSHPKDIAPEVVTAFGKLLNLCPQLHLPVQSGSDAVLKAMGRKYTKARYLDTIRELRRVCPQITLTTDIIVGFPGETLQDFEDTLELMRQVRYESSFSFKYSDRPGVRAEKMDFKVSEEEKSRRLAVLQEMQDRITVEELAAQVGSMAEVLVEGPSKMQDSEHVFWRGRDGGGRIVNFSSPIPCLTGRMVRVRIVDAKKHSLVGEIRGEPW
- a CDS encoding bifunctional nuclease family protein, encoding MVDMMVFGLALDEDSQMPILILKDTSEDIIFPIWIGAMEAMSISMALNKVAVPRPMTHDLILTILEKMETRLVAVEIISIHEGTYYAELVLQSETGERRVDCRPSDSIALALRAQVPIRVSEEVIALNKTLQKGVFQEVVTGEDSDKWTDILSKYSLDDLKYKM
- a CDS encoding histidinol phosphate phosphatase domain-containing protein, translated to MIDLHTHSSFSDGELIPAELARRAKVAGYRAIAITDHADASNMDFALPRVAAMAKEYSIYMDIVIVAGVELTHVPAALMEQEVRRARALGAGIVVAHGETIVEPVETGTNLAAILAGVDVLAHPGLITEEEVRLAAEKGVRLEITTRAGHGYTNGHVLALARAHGAKLVVNNDAHSSRDLVCAELRRKIALGCGMTPEEYRQADAEAWALVSRSLCL
- a CDS encoding MotA/TolQ/ExbB proton channel family protein → MEAVAQTGVVEQMNVTQPIDSIQSLGAATQLGGMSQMGFWDMISNATVVVQGVMTLLAIMSLISWSIIFFKIIQINVGRRKALRERALFQNATNLADGVQTLREQGNSALYPIAKRGLQEFRRLEQSVIHPNLKFRVAGDNLRRVLEQGVSEGLGEMSRSLSFLATCANAAPFIGLFGTVWGIMNSFHAIGQMKTAALAAVAPGISEALIATAIGLAVAIPATIAYNTFLGMITTVHTEMECFASEFLNRAQLELPWMNKRSE
- a CDS encoding ExbD/TolR family protein; this encodes MQVNSGKGFLAEINVTPFVDVMLVLLIIFMVTAPMLTQGVEVDLPETKAVETLPEDSDTVVLHVLKDGTIKLDKYVVKVDELGNYLKRMEFEKGKLLYLQADKDVAYGVVVKVMAEVRAAGVQKLGVVAEPEEENP
- a CDS encoding cell envelope integrity protein TolA, with product MFNSLRHLSWVFSIVLHLVVLLGGAYVSTDTHIKLNLNKRMYEVDLVGPPNKGKPGARSARKKAAEVAEAPQKPAAKDAKTVKAPDEPKKPEKKAAPSETAKAIPSDTVNATKVAEAKPEEPKKPEAKKEEPKKEEPKKEEPKKTAKDEPKSEPKSESKAEKKPTKEEILAQALGDATKAAKSSTKSGADGAAKGTATSGSKDALADALADLGREVSGRGTRGDGTAEDGDGEGVSSGSLDQYYATQVIRAIRQNWRFPRLSNVVLATTVELKVNKAGDILSSRMLNGSGRSDFDASVMRAIEDTKNLPPLPETLDATLAITFYNTEN